A single window of Cottoperca gobio chromosome 9, fCotGob3.1, whole genome shotgun sequence DNA harbors:
- the ep400 gene encoding E1A-binding protein p400 isoform X5, whose translation MHHGSGSQNMQRQLQRSKSASGAEAEEPTMAVTQQQATVNHPQSPVTTFSTAASPSAPQSPNYQIIMSRSPVTGQNMNITLQNVGQMVTGNQQITLTPLPIQNPASPGFQHTTPQWRFEHAPSSYIQVTSPLPQPMQPQSPTQHSPVPLQGVTRPGAPGTALGVCGQSPTRFVEAGMLVRQISLSSPSGSGHFVYQEGTGLAQIAPATPGQIQLASPGAPGSVRERRLSQPHSQTGGTIHHLGPQSPVASGTSLPTLGSPVPITTSNLPPQISSIIQGQLARPMMFDKTSQGVVPGVGTTFSIPSSIQASNPSLINSNQGISNNPLAPTSMAVATIKKQFPKKLEEIAPSTPEIAQLRKLCTEHHSKKMESLKEVFKEYLIELFFLQHLQGNMMDYVAFKKKPCVPLYTYLRQNDLDLDDEEDEEEQSEVINDEVKVGTGKDGQAVTPVAIATQLPPNVSAAFSVQQQFQGHQVTAGSMTNPGDMDAFKRQQAMLQAGGMPPTPQAIPGQKQSQQQYDPSKGPPVQNAASLHTPPPQLPSRLPHGALPMASMSMTLSQQAQLVENSVQSGGQLQAQVKVQAGGPMMATINPHTQLQAQLQQQMQPGLHLQLQPQQQQSQAILQSGQATVALARPGTESNQPVQRILTNSISMTSMSPAPLSAPNSVPTPHTASPLRPLGSNINPSTQSKLTGTNGLSAVKIGGFGQSATLQSSQEGSQDKQIEQAKLESQVHQRISELRKEGQWSASRLPKLVEASRPKSHWDYLLEEMQWMAADFAQERRWKEAAAKKLVRTCARYHQEQKKSEERSKKEREIHLRHIASTIAREVEFFWSNIEQVVEIKLQFEIYEKKLKALGLQKASAKVSGQSTGGKADKEEVATSAKKRKSSSSLVDDHVQDEESTIEEQEAMEGEADHKAELVDLAKDAEMPLDALKKQYAGAYVDSFEWPQPSPHSDEDDMEEREERECPAGSPPEAVLIDSLLSVEQYRGADKASDSDRKPARDIAEVAAATELILPKGSFRTTSSTRSPAPFLLHGSLREYQQIGVDWLVNLHKKHLNGILADETGLGKTVQTVAYMAQLAGQEGIWGPHLIVVRTCKLLNWEVEFKRWCPGLKILLYLGNRRERRNKRMWWGEANSFHVCVTSYKLLMKDQSHFLRRRWRHLVLDEVQLIKSMTEKHWETIFALRSEQRVLLINTPLQNTLKELWTMIHFLLPGITRSYSDFPVKAGTDQNQDYCHKLVIRLHRMIQPFILRRSKRDVEKQLPKKYEHILKCRLSTRQKSLYEDILTQPGAQEALKTGHFVSVLQVLMQLQRVCNHPELVAPRETSSSYFCSPLQYNAPSLVLGALKNDSSEIANMSIFDLINNENRLTRYQTEEAVPKLKITQQLIEEIHSGPEPPPRPKPCPIKPMRLFQPVQYGTKPEGRLAAITSTPGQRPPTSSPVTTTSVSTTNQTAQTRGKSPVTTATTTATSHAVGTATQRAQTAHPVSSSSNTVASSGNSGIGQHVLGAASAALGQTLAGTVVGSIAPISQPALPQVPRPALAPSHAIQPSLLSQRLVLTSQAQARLPSGDVVKIAQLANIAGSQNRISQPETPVTLQFQGNKFTLSPSQLRQLTTGQPLQLQGTLGNILQIVSAPGQQIIRPQGSMVMQTMPQAVPASNASATPGTPHPALSTAQQALGVTTNATSAPTKLTTAAHAGSQESSEDKTQQLKERLSRLFEANERRCSRRVLYGSDLLQACTLNTEPGHSALTAGGWRWVGRESCLRAQRTCVATTSTLQSTLLSVEDRLEAANSLIKRLVCVVPPTVAPPPHLYAANPPVPYNLEQKSLHRRLQEASAPHSADIHHLASRPLLRFSDLPLMQMDSGKLEALAILLQKLRSDSRRVLIFTQMVKMLDILEAFLDYRQLTYVRVDESFSPDERQENMKKFNRNRKVFCSILTNRCCSAVGTLFDADTIIFYDTDLNPSMDARTQEWCDKIGRSKDIHIYRLESGNSIEEKLLKNGTKDLIREVAAQGTDYTLAFLTQRTIQDLFEVEAGSGEKVEEFVVLHQEPSASEAISPRVARPYIQALHSINLDALPEEEEQQEEDLAGKESTEDNQESESQAKEEPAQKEELNAVMEQLTPIERYALHYLEYLHISDDETALKERLECSKRGWELQQLQKLKEEEQQIMEGDEDLFTYTREDAYNMEYVFDAEDGHTEIMPLWTPPTPPQDDNDIYIDSVMMLMYDTTPMPESKLPPVYVRKEHKRLKMDPSAAARKKKKGHGETVIPPRSLFEKASMLKVRREGKDQKKNFSLKQQAPFAKPLPSLVKPAMEAGQDNPEWLISEDWALLQAVKQLLELPLNLTIVSPAHTPNWDLVSDVVNSCSRIYRSPKQCRNRYENVIIPREEGKLVYEANPKKKTKSIYKSKNSRPLRTCQIYTQDDNATHIQLYNSRFELMKIIASKRSPPIKPLLGMNPFQKNPKHASVLAESGISYDKPLPPIQVASQRAERITKEKKALAEQQKAQQLVQQQQAGTPQAQAATGLAQTPAAGQALVPQTATVAGVAAVPNTAVLTGAIKNATVGTTIQAATVGGNVIVNTVAGVPPSPFQANKRLASPAITGTLSPVGAAGAQVVHAQQRTVTTAAAPADVVAIATGQGVRAVTPVTASAVVTTTLSPVPSQTRPLVTQVTQAAGMQLPQGKPLTPAHLQMLRQQHQQQQQQQQQQAASPQIKAVGKPQELLKMHKHKLQLQQQQQQVAAAVATQVQPAQAAQANPQLAAVAAPRPGAVLTGTTVANLQVARLTRVPTQGQIQTQAGQTAQVTLTKPPVVSVPAVVSSAGVTTLPVTVAGISVAIGQAQKTGGPVLTPAFPQMQVQQLLQMKKQQQQAAAVQAAAQQQKAGQTQQGQTTVQQKIGTQQVTVQAAQPAQQSQQKVTYATTQLQPGIKTQFFTTNIAQVQKPTGAQQIQVAKLPQIVQQQPTVANIQQIVSSSQQIQAQTVTLTQANTSSPAQVQMIPAGTATAQVVQQKILQQQQVVTAATSPQIQTPPSHSPAQQPAPSAAESTGQPAQPQQPTKGQARQGGIRAKTPAKPGGGVS comes from the exons ATGCACCATGGAAGTGGATCACAGAATATGCAACGACAGCTTCAGAGATCCAAGTCTGCTAGTGGGGCTGAAGCAGAGGAGCCCACCATGGCAGTCACACAGCAGCAAGCTACAGTTAACCACCCTCAATCTCCTGTGACCACCTTTTCCACTGCTGCCAGCCCCTCAGCCCCACAGTCGCCCAATTATCAGATAATCATGAGTCGTAGCCCAGTCACGGGCCAGAACATGAATATCACATTACAAAATGTGGGACAGATGGTGACAGGTAACCAGCAGATCACCCTAACCCCACTTCCCATCCAGAACCCAGCATCACCTGGCTTCCAGCATACGACACCTCAGTGGAGGTTTGAGCATGCTCCATCTTCCTACATCCAGGTCACCTCACCTTTGCCCCAGCCCATGCAGCCCCAAAGTCCTACCCAGCACAGCCCGGTCCCTCTGCAAGGTGTGACAAGGCCAGGAGCACCTGGAACAGCATTGGGCGTGTGTGGACAGAGTCCAACACGATTTGTTGAAGCTGGTATGTTAGTGCGGCAAATCAGTTTAAGCAGTCCATCGGGAAGTGGCCACTTTGTTTACCAGGAAGGGACTGGACTGGCCCAGATTGCCCCAGCCACACCTGGCCAGATACAGCTGGCCTCTCCAGGAGCACCAGGCTCTGTGAGGGAACGCCGGCTTTCTCAGCCTCACTCGCAGACTGGAGGCACCATCCACCACCTCGGACCTCAAAGTCCTGTGGCCTCCGGTACTTCTCTCCCCACACTGGGCAGTCCTGTTCCCATCACCACTTCTAACCTACCTCCACAGATCAGCAGTATCATTCAAGGACAGCTGGCACGCCCTATGATGTTTGATAAGACATCGCAGGGTGTTGTCCCTGGAGTAGGAACCACATTTAGTATACCCTCCTCCATTCAAGCGTCTAACCCATCGCTCATCAATTCAAATCAAGGGATCTCCAACAATCCTCTTGCACCCACCAGCATGGCTGTGGCCACTATAAAGAAGCAGTTTCCCAAGAAGTTAGAGGAAATAGCTCCTTCAACTCCAGAGATTGCCCAGCTGAGAAAGCTGTGTACGGAGCACCACTCCAAGAAGATGGAGAGCCTGAAAGAAGTGTTCAAAGAATACTTGATTGAGCTTTTTTTTCTGCAGCACCTCCAAGGGAACATGATGGACTACGTAGCTTTTAAGAAGAAACCCTGTGTTCCTTTGTATACTTACTTGAGACAGAACGACTTGGACCTCGACGATGAAGAGGACGAAGAAGAACAGTCTGAGGTCATTAATGATGAG GTGAAGGTTGGTACTGGAAAGGATGGCCAGGCAGTGACACCAGTTGCCATAGCAACACAGCTTCCTCCCAATGTTTCTGCAGCTTTCTCTGTCCAGCAGCAGTTTCAG GGACACCAAGTGACTGCTGGCAGCATGACAAACCCTGGAGACATGGATGCCTTTAAGAGGCAACAGGCTATGTTGCAAGCAG GCGGGATGCCGCCTACTCCTCAAGCGATTCCAGGACAGAAGCAGAGCCAGCAACAATACGACCCATCCAAAGGACCCCCGGTGCAGAATGCAGCCAGCCTGCACACCCCTCCTCCCCAGCTGCCTAGCAGATTGCCCCACGGTGCCCTTCCGATGGCAAGCATGTCTATGACACTCTCTCAGCAGGCTCAGTTAGTGGAGAACTCAGTTCAGTCTGGTGGTCAGCTCCAGGCACAGGTGAAGGTGCAGGCAGGTGGGCCTATGATGGCAACAATAAACccccacacacagctccaggcCCAACTGCAGCAGCAAATGCAGCCAGGTCTTCATCTCCAGTTGCAGCCCCAGCAGCAACAATCCCAGGCCATACTACAGTCAGGACAAGCG ACGGTGGCACTTGCTCGACCTGGTACAGAATCAAACCAGCCAGTTCAGAGGATTTTGACCAACTCAATATCCATGACATCCATGTCTCCTGCTCCCCTCTCTGCTCCTAACTCTGTTCCAACCCCCCATACGGCAAGTCCACTTCGGCCTCTTGGCTCTAACATCAACCCGAGCACCCAGTCTAAACTGACTGGAACCAATGGCTTATCCGCAGTCAAAATTGGTGGCTTTGGTCAAAGTGCGACCTTACAGTCCTCACAGGAGGGTTCTCAAGATAAACAAATTGAGCAGGCAAAACTG GAGAGTCAAGTGCATCAGCGCATCTCTGAGCTAAGAAAGGAGGGCCAGTGGTCAGCCAGTCGGCTGCCTAAGCTTGTGGAAGCCTCCCGTCCAAAGTCCCACTGGGACTACCTCCTGGAGGAGATGCAGTGGATGGCAGCTGACTTTGCTcaggagaggagatggaaaGAGGCTGCTGCGAAGAAG CTTGTTCGCACGTGTGCCCGTTACCATCAAGAgcagaagaaaagtgaagagaggtcaaagaaagaaagggaaattCATCTTCGTCACATTGCCAGCACAATTGCCCGAGAGGTGGAATTCTTCTGGTCGAACATCGAGCAg GTTGTTGAAATTAAACTTCAGTTTGAAATTTATGAAAAGAAGCTCAAAGCTCTCGGCTTGCAAAAAGCATCAGCCAAAG TATCTGGTCAGTCAACAGGAGGAAAAGCTGATAAAGAG gagGTGGCAACTTcagctaaaaaaagaaaatcaagttCGTCCTTGGTTGATGACCACG TCCAAGATGAAGAGAGCACCATAGAGGAACAGGAGGCTATGGAAGGGGAAGCAGACCACAAAGCAGAGCTGGTTGACCTGGCCAAAGATG CTGAAATGCCTCTTGATGCTTTGAAGAAGCAGTACGCTGGCGCCTACGTGGACAGCTTTGAGTGGCCTCAGCCTAGTCCTCACAGTGATGAGGATGacatggaagagagagaag AAAGAGAGTGTCCTGCAGGCAGCCCACCTGAGGCAGTTTTGATCGACTCCCTGCTTAGCGTGGAACAGTACCGTGGTGCTGATAAAGCCTCTGACTCTGATCGAAAGCCTGCCAGAGACATAGCTGAAGTGGCTGCTGCCACAGAGCTCATCCTGCCTAAGGGCAGCTTCAGGACCACTTCCTCa ACCCGCAGCCCAGCTCCTTTTCTACTGCATGGGTCGCTGCGAGAGTATCAGCAAATTGGTGTGGACTGGCTGGTAAACCTTCACAAGAAGCACCTCAATGGCATCCTTGCAGATGAGACGGGCCTCGGAAAGACCGTGCAGACAGTGGCTTACATGGCCCAATTAGCTGGCCAAGAGG GCATCTGGGGACCCCACCTTATTGTAGTAAGGACATGCAAGTTGCTAAATTGGGAGGTGGAGTTCAAGCGCTGGTGTCCTGGCCTGAAGATCCTCCTGTACCTTGGCAACAGAAGGGAGCGCAGAAATAAGAGAATG TGGTGGGGGGAAGCCAACAGCTTCCATGTATGTGTGACATCCTACAAGCTGCTGATGAAAGACCAGAGCCATTTTCTAAGAAGAAGGTGGAGGCACCTGGTGCTAGACGAGGTGCAGCTCATCAAGAGCATGACTGAGAAACACTGGGAAACAATCTTTGCTCTCAGAAG TGAGCAGAGGGTTCTCCTCATCAACACTCCTCTACAGAATACTCTAAAGGAGTTGTGGACCATGATCCACTTCCTTTTGCCAGGAATCACCAGGTCCTACTCTGACTTTCCTGTTAAGGCAGGCACAGACCAGAACCAGGACTACTGCCACAAACTGGTCATCCGCCTGCACCGG ATGATTCAGCCTTTCATCCTGAGGCGCTCTAAAAGGGACGTTGAGAAGCAGCTGCCCAAGAAGTACGAGCATATCCTAAAATGCCGTCTCTCCACCAGACAGAAGAGCCTTTACGAAGATATCCTCACTCAACCGGG AGCTCAGGAGGCGCTGAAGACGGGTCATTTTGTCAGCGTGCTTCAGGTCTTGATGCAGTTGCAGCGAGTGTGTAACCACCCTGAGCTGGTGGCGCCCAGGGAGACCAGCAGCTCCTACTTCTGCTCCCCTCTGCAATACAACGCCCCATCACTGGTGCTGGGCGCTCTTAAGAATGACTCAAGCGAG ATTGCAAACATGTCCATATTTGATCTGATCAATAACGAGAACAGACTGACTCGGTATCAGACTGAAGAGGCAGTTCCCAAACTAAAGATCACTCAGCAGCTCATAGAGGAGATCCACTCTGGTCCAGAACCACCGCCACGACCCAAGCCGTGTCCGATAAAACCCATGAG ATTGTTCCAACCAGTGCAGTATGGGACAAAGCCAGAAGGTCGCCTGGCTGCCATCACAAGTACACCAGGCCAGCGTCCTCCAACGAGCTCTCCCGTTACTACCACCTCTGTTTCCACCACCAACCAGACAGCCCAGACCAGGGGCAAGTCCCCCGTCACCACTGCAACTACTACAGCCACTTCTCACG CGGTTGGAACAGCTACTCAGAGAGCCCAGACTGCCCAtcctgtcagcagcagcagcaacactgtAGCCTCCTCTGGGAACAGTGGCATTGGGCAGCATGTGTTGGGGGCTGCCTCTGCGGCCTTGGGTCAGACCTTAGCTGGCACAGTTGTGGGATCGATAGCTCCCATCAGCCAGCCTGCATTACCACAGGTCCCAAGGCCAGCTCTAGCCCCCAGCCATGCCATCCAGCCAAGCTTACTGTCCCAGAGGCTGGTCCTTACATCTCAGGCCCAGGCACGGTTGCCTA GTGGAGATGTGGTGAAGATTGCCCAGCTGGCCAACATAGCAGGCAGTCAGAATCGTATCTCCCAGCCAGAGACTCCCGTCACTCTGCAGTTTCAGGGTAACAAGTTCACTTTGTCCCCCAGCCAGCTCCGCCAGCTCACCACCGGACAGCCCTTGCAGCTCCAAGGTACACTCG GCAACATCCTGCAGATTGTGTCAGCTCCAGGGCAGCAGATCATCAGGCCCCAGGGGTCCATGGTAATGCAAACAATGCCACAAGCTGTCCCCGCCTCCAACGCCTCAGCTACACCTGGCACACCTCATCCTGCCCTGTCCACAGCCCAACAAG cattAGGTGTAACTACAAATGCCACATCAGCCCCTACCAAGCTCACTACTGCTGCTCATGCTGGTTCTCAG GAGTCTTCAGAAGATAAGACTCAGCAGCTGAAGGAGCGTTTGAGCCGCCTGTTTGAAGCGAACGAGCGGCGCTGTAGCCGCAGAGTGCTGTATGGGTCAGACCTGCTGCAAGCATGCACTTTGAACACAGAGCCTGGTCACTCTGCCCTGACTGCTGGAGGCTGGAGGTGGGTGGGCAGAGAGAGCTGCCTCAGGGCCCAGAGAACCTGCGTGGCTACCACCTCTACACTGCAGTCCACTCTGCTCTCTGTGGAGGATCGCCTGGAGGCTGCCAACAGCCTTATCAAGAG GCTGGTTTGTGTGGTGCCTCCAACTGTAGCCCCGCCTCCTCACCTGTATGCAGCCAATCCCCCGGTTCCTTACAACCTTGAGCAGAAGTCCCTTCACCGTCGGCTACAAGAGGCCTCAGCCCCCCACAGTGCTGACATCCACCATTTGGCATCCCGGCCTCTCCTCCGTTTTTCTGACCTGCCCCTAATGCAGATGGATTCAG GTAAACTGGAAGCTCTTGCCATTCTGCTGCAGAAGCTCAGGTCAGACAGCCGCCGTGTCCTCATCTTTACTCAGATGGTGAAGATGCTGGACATCCTGGAGGCCTTCCTAGATTACAGGCAGCTCACATACGTGCGGGTCGACGAAAGCTTCAGTCCTGACGAACGACAG GAGAATATGAAGAAGTTTAACAGGAACAGGAAGGTGTTCTGCAGCATCCTGACCAACCGCTGCTGCTCTGCAGTTGGGACTTTGTTTGATGCAGACACCATCATCTTCTACGACACAGACCTCAATCCCAGCATGGATGCCCGCACCCAGGAGTGGTGTGACAAAATAGGACGTTCCAaggatatacacatatacag GTTGGAGAGTGGAAACTCCATTGAAGAGAAGCTGCTGAAGAATGGCACCAAGGACCTGATCAGAGAGGTGGCTGCCCAGGGGACTGACTACACCTTGGCTTTCCTCACACAA CGGACAATCCAGGATCTGTTTGAGGTGGAGGCAGGCTCAGgggagaaggtggaggagttTGTGGTTCTTCACCAGGAGCCATCAGCCTCTGAGGCAATCTCTCCCAGAGTGGCGAGACCCTACATCCAGGCTCTCCACAGCATAAACCTGGATGCCCTgccggaggaggaggaacaacaGGAAGAGGATTTAGCAGGCAAAGAGTCAACAGAGGACAACCAGGAGTCAGAGAGCCAAGCTAAAGAAGAGCCTGCTCAGAAAGAGGAGCTGAACGCAGTCATGGAACAG CTCACACCAATCGAAAGGTACGCCCTGCATTACCTGGAGTACCTCCACATCAGTGATGACGAAACTGCTCTCAAG GAGCGGTTGGAGTGCTCTAAGAGAGGCTGGGAGCTGCAACAGctgcagaagctgaaggaggaggagcagcagattATGGAGGGAGACGAAGATCTCTTCACCTACACCAGGGAGGATGCCTACAACATG GAGTATGTGTTTGATGCAGAGGACGGCCACACAGAAATCATGCCG CTTTGGACTCCTCCAACACCACCACAGGATGACAATGACATTTACATCGACTCTGTGATGATGCTGATGTATGACACAACCCCCATGCCGGAGTCCAAGCTGCCTCCGGTCTACGTCCGCAAGGAGCATAAGAGACTCAAGATGGACCCCTCGG CAGCAgccagaaagaagaagaagggccACGGGGAGACGGTCATTCCTCCACGCTCGCTTTTCGAGAAGGCCAGCATGCTGAAAGTTCGGCGCGAGGGCAAGGACCAAAAAAAGAACTTCTCTCTCAAGCAGCAGGCGCCCTTTGCCAAGCCCCTGCCATCGCTGGTTAAACCTGCCATGGAGGCTGGCCAGGACAACCCAGAGTGGCTCATCAGTGAGGACTGGGCTCTGCTTCAG GCTGTAAAGCAGCTTCTGGAGTTGCCTCTGAACCTGACAATCGTGTCTCCTGCACACACTCCTAACTGGGATCTGGTGAGCGATGTGGTGAACTCCTGCAGCCGCATCTACCGCTCTCCCAAACAGTGTCGCAACCGCTACGAGAATGTCATCATTCCCAGAGAAGAGGGCAAG TTGGTGTATGAGGCAAACCCCAAGAAGAAAACCAAGAGCATATACAAG TCTAAGAACAGCCGACCTCTAAGGACCTGTCAGATCTACACACAGGATGACAACGCCACTCACATTCAGCTCTACAACAGCCGCTTTGAGCTCATGAAGATCATTGCCAGCAAGAGGAGCCCACCAATCAAACCACT GCTCGGCATGAATCCATTCCAGAAGAATCCCAAACATGCCTCGGTTTTGGCAGAAAG tgGGATCAGCTACGACAAGCCTCTCCCTCCCATTCAGGTGGCATCGCAGCGTGCTGAAAGGATTACCAAGGAGAAAAAG gcccTTGCAGAGCAGCAGAAGGCTCAGCAGTtggtacagcagcagcaggctggAACTCCCCAGGCCCAGGCTGCAACCGGACTGGCGCAGACTCCTGCTGCTGGCCAGGCTCTGGTCCCTCAGACTGCCACAGTGGCCGGAGTTGCTGCTGTGCCTAATACAGCTGTTCTG ACTGGAGCCATAAAAAATGCCACTGTGGGCACAACCATCCAGGCTG CCACTGTAGGGGGGAATGTGATTGTGAACACAGTAGCTGGAGTTCCTCCAAGTCCCTTCCAGGCCAACAAACGTCTGGCATCTCCAGCCATAACGGGCACCCTGTCT CCTGTGGgtgcagctggagcccaggtggTCCACGCACAACAGAGGACCGTAACGACTGCTGCTGCCCCTGCCGATGTGGTTGCCATAGCTACGGGTCAGGGTGTTCGAGCCGTTACCCCAGTGACGGCATCTGCGGTAGTTACGACTACTCTGAGCCCGGTGCCGTCACAGACTCGCCCGCTGGTCACTCAGGTCACACAAG CCGCGGGGATGCAGTTGCCACAAGGAAAGCCTCTCACCCCCGCCCACCTGCAGATGCTCcggcagcagcaccagcagcagcagcagcagcagcaacagcaggctGCTTCTCCACAGATCAAAGCTGTAGGCAAACCCCAG GAGTTGTTGAAGATGCACAAGCATAAGTTGCAGcttcagcagcaacagcagcaggtaGCTGCTGCAGTGGCCACCCAGGTGCAGCCTGCACAGGCTGCCCAAGCTAATCCCCAGCTAGCGGCTGTGGCAGCACCCAGACCTGGAGCCGTGCTGACCGGCACCACTGTTGCCAACCTGCAGGTGGCCAGACTG ACTCGAGTGCCCACTCAGGGCCAGATTCAGACCCAGGCAGGACAGACGGCCCAGGTGACCCTCACCAAGCCTCCTGTTGTCTCTGTGCCGGCTGTGGTCTCATCAGCGGGCGTCACTACACTGCCAGTCACTGTAGCAGGCATCAGTGTGGCTATTGGGCAGGCCCAGAAAACAG gCGGGCCTGTGCTGACGCCGGCCTTCCCCCAGATGCAGGTCCAGCAGCTGCTTCagatgaagaagcagcagcagcaggcggcAGCAGTCCAGGCAGCGGCCCAGCAGCAGAAGGCAGGACAGACGCAGCAAGGACAGACGACTGTACAGCAGAAG ATCGGCACCCAGCAGGTCACAGTGCAGGCTGCTCAGCCAGCCCAGCAGTCGCAGCAGAAGGTGACGTATGCTACCACCCAACTGCAACCAGGAATCAAGACCCAGTTCTTTACTACAAACATCGCCCAGGTTCAGAAACCCACTGGAGCCCAACAAATCCAG GTGGCTAAGCTCCCACAAAtagtgcagcagcagcccacTGTGGCCAACATCCAACAAATTGTGTCTTCTTCTCAGCAG ATCCAGGCCCAGACTGTGACTCTGACCCAGGCCAACACGTCCTCTCCTGCTCAGGTGCAGATGATTCCGGCTGGGACGGCAACGGCGCAGGTGGTCCAGCAGAAgatcctccagcagcagcaggtggtgACTGCAGCCACCTCACCCCAGATCCAGACGCCTCCTTCCCACAGCCCCGCCCAGCAGCCTGCACCCTCTGCTGCCGAGTCCACAGGGCAGCCCGCTCAGCCCCAACAGCCCACCAAGGGTCAAGCTCGCCAGGGCGGCATCAGGGCCAAAACTCCTGCCAAGCCCGGCGGGGGGGTCAGCTAG